The nucleotide sequence CGTAGGCGATATCCAGACCGGAATCGCGCATGTTCAGCCCCTGGTTCAGCCCCTGAGCGCCACACCCTACGATGACCACTTTTTTGCCTTTCAGGTAGCTGGCTTCATCGGCGAATTCATCGCGGCCCATGAAACGGCACTTGCCCAGTTGCGCCAGCTGCTGACGCAAGTTCAGTGTATTGAAGTAATTGGCCATGAGGCGTGCTCCATCTGATATTGTGTTTGTGTTTGCTTTATGTTCGGGACGGCGGTAACCACCGCCATCAGAATGTCATTATGATATGACAGGAAATACATTGCTTAAATTGATATATTAACAACGTCATATTGCAAGAATTGCAACATTAAAACGAGACACTGCGCGCATGGACTTACGGGATCTGAAACTGTTTTTGCATCTGGTGGAAAGCCGTCACTTCGGCCGCACCGCCAAGGCGATGCATATCAGTCCCTCCACGCTGTCGCGCCAGATTCAGCGGCTGGAAGAGGACATCGGTCAGGCGCTGTTTTTGCGCGATAACCGCACCGTGCGCCTGACCGATGCCGGCGAACACCTGAAAACCTTCGCCCAGCAAACCCTGCTGCAATACCAGCAGCTGCGCCTGATTCTGCAACAACGCGGCCAGTCGCTCTGCGGCGAGCTGCGGCTGTTTTGCTCGGTGACCGCCGCTTACAGCCACCTGCCGCCGATTCTGGATCGCTTCCGCGCGCGGTATCCGCTGGTGGAAATCAAGCTCACTACCGGCGACGCGGCTGATGCAGTGGACAAAGTGCAGTCCAATGATGCCGACCTCGGCATCGCCGGACATCCGGAAACGCTGCCAACCAGCGTGGACTTTATGCCGATAGGCAAAGTGCCGCTGGTGCTGATCATTCCGGCGCTGCCCTGCCCGGTGCAGGCGCAAGCATTGCTGCCGAATCCGGACTGGTCGCAGATTCCGTTCATCCTGCCGGAACACGGCCCGGTGCGGAAAAGAATCGACGTCTGGTTTCGCCGTCAGCACATTACCAATCCGCCCATTTACGCCACGGTGTCCGGCCATGAAGCGATGGTTTCTATGGTGGCGCTGGGTTGCGGCATCGCGCTGATCCCTGACGTGGTACTTGAAAACAGTCCGGAACCGGTGCGTAATCGTGTGTCGATATTGGAAGCGCAAGCTATGGAACCGTTCGAACTGGGCGTCTGCGTGCAGAAAAAGCGCCTGAACGACCCATTGATAGCAGCATTTTGGGAAACCCTACAGGAAAAATGATGAAACGATCGCTTGCTACGTTACTGCTGCCACTGGCTGTGGGTTGCAGTGCGCTCCCGGCGTTGGCCGCCAGCTTTCCCTGCCAGCAGGCCGCCTCGGCGCAGGAAAAACTGATTTGCCAGACGCCGGCGCTCAGCCAACTGGATGACGAGCTGGCAAAAGAGTGGCAGAAATCACGCGCGTTTCTCACCGGCAACCCCGAACGCGTCGCACAGGACAAAAACCTGACCCAATTCCAGCGCGGCTGGCTGTCCAGCCGCAATACCTGCCAGGATGAAGAATGCCTGCGTCAGAGTTACCAGCAGCAGCTTAACCGTCTGCGCTACCTGAACGACGTCACCCAGCACACGATGCCGGACCCGATCGCCCGGCCACGCCGCGGCAGTTGCTTTGACGGCGACTACAGCTACGAGTATTACCTGCAGTTGTCCGATCAGGAGTACGCCGAACTGAGCGATTACTTCAAAGAAATGTATGACCAGAAAGCGC is from Dickeya dianthicola NCPPB 453 and encodes:
- the ilvY gene encoding HTH-type transcriptional activator IlvY; protein product: MDLRDLKLFLHLVESRHFGRTAKAMHISPSTLSRQIQRLEEDIGQALFLRDNRTVRLTDAGEHLKTFAQQTLLQYQQLRLILQQRGQSLCGELRLFCSVTAAYSHLPPILDRFRARYPLVEIKLTTGDAADAVDKVQSNDADLGIAGHPETLPTSVDFMPIGKVPLVLIIPALPCPVQAQALLPNPDWSQIPFILPEHGPVRKRIDVWFRRQHITNPPIYATVSGHEAMVSMVALGCGIALIPDVVLENSPEPVRNRVSILEAQAMEPFELGVCVQKKRLNDPLIAAFWETLQEK
- a CDS encoding lysozyme inhibitor LprI family protein, yielding MKRSLATLLLPLAVGCSALPALAASFPCQQAASAQEKLICQTPALSQLDDELAKEWQKSRAFLTGNPERVAQDKNLTQFQRGWLSSRNTCQDEECLRQSYQQQLNRLRYLNDVTQHTMPDPIARPRRGSCFDGDYSYEYYLQLSDQEYAELSDYFKEMYDQKAPYHLVNVTLNTEDGDISGNGSVAFRYATKLDDITLSARQMTDTQAIGQTESSFGGQKKLLLTCVDNRQLQITVFDAAGESYLFDYLMVKGK